The genomic region CAGAACAGTTAACAAGAGAAGAGTTATACGAGctttttgatttattaaagCAAGAACCACCAAGAACTTATCTTCTTAATTTATGGAATCACAAAAATGGTATATGTAGACAAGGAACAaagaatttattaaaaaaattaagagCGGTTGCACCTAAACTTACATATAGACATACGGGTAACTCAAATCAATATGGTAAAACACCTCCTAAAATCACATGGCAAGGATGTTCGTATGATTGTAATATGAAGGTTTCTACTTTGGAAACAGAACAAACTAATAGATTCTTTAACATACTTAATAAAAAGGCTCCAATtgatgaaataaaaaatttcatTTGTTCATGTATAGATGAATTTGATAAATTACATGATGAATTATATTTGAagtatgaaaaaatatttaatgaacaaaaataagaataataaattaataatcGTTTATAACATTTAACATAGgaaatttattaaaaatatatatatatatatatatatatatatatatatatatatatatatatatatatataatagcgtttgaaattattttaattaaattataacTGTGTTAATTCTTTTcctatttttttaaatatgtatattaaaaaaaaagaaatagaaaaaaaaaaaaaaaaaaaaaaatttt from Plasmodium reichenowi strain SY57 chromosome Unknown, whole genome shotgun sequence harbors:
- a CDS encoding exported protein (PHIST) produces the protein EQLTREELYELFDLLKQEPPRTYLLNLWNHKNGICRQGTKNLLKKLRAVAPKLTYRHTGNSNQYGKTPPKITWQGCSYDCNMKVSTLETEQTNRFFNILNKKAPIDEIKNFICSCIDEFDKLHDELYLKYEKIFNEQK